A window of Acidobacteriota bacterium contains these coding sequences:
- a CDS encoding OmpA family protein, protein MMRKTLSPVLVLLLVATVGLTGCATKSWVNEQISTYGQVTNTKIHEIQDSLEANQQGISDLAAQQAKLEADVAKLSETANDALKRAEEAGVLAQGKFLYEETLAVNDVTFAFNHANLSDGAKAALDAFAAKVRGISKDAYVEIQGHTDNIGSEVYNLKLGQQRADAVLQYLNMELGVPLFRMNTISYGEYKPIADNSTKDGRAQNRRVTLVVME, encoded by the coding sequence ATGATGCGGAAAACCCTTTCCCCGGTTTTGGTGCTGCTTCTGGTGGCGACAGTTGGTCTGACTGGCTGCGCGACCAAGTCGTGGGTCAACGAGCAGATTTCGACCTACGGCCAGGTCACCAACACCAAGATTCACGAGATTCAGGACAGCCTCGAAGCCAATCAGCAGGGCATCTCGGACCTGGCCGCCCAGCAGGCCAAGCTCGAGGCCGATGTCGCCAAGCTGTCGGAGACAGCCAACGATGCGCTGAAGCGCGCTGAAGAGGCTGGAGTGCTTGCGCAGGGCAAGTTCCTGTATGAAGAGACCCTGGCGGTGAACGACGTGACCTTCGCGTTCAATCACGCCAATCTCTCCGATGGCGCCAAGGCTGCTCTCGACGCCTTTGCTGCCAAGGTCAGGGGCATCTCGAAGGACGCGTACGTCGAGATCCAGGGCCACACCGATAACATCGGCAGCGAGGTCTACAATCTCAAGCTCGGCCAGCAGCGTGCCGACGCCGTTCTCCAGTACCTCAACATGGAGCTCGGTGTGCCGCTGTTCCGGATGAACACGATTTCCTACGGCGAGTACAAGCCGATCGCCGACAACTCCACCAAAGATGGTCGCGCCCAGAACCGCCGCGTGACCCTGGTGGTGATGGAGTAG
- a CDS encoding oligopeptide transporter, OPT family has product MEPSSESTKVLPQNAFRELEPGESYTPVVPADDTRPEVTARSVIIGVIMVVIFTFAAAYIGLKTGNVIETSIPIAILAVFLGTLFARRNSLLENVIIQSIGQAAGVVVAGAIFTIPALYILDLKPSFLQIFFSCLFGGYLGVVLLIPLRRYFVKDLHGQLPFPEGTAIANVLATGEKSKGSAGKVLLMAFGLGFVYDLIVEFLHLWNHHLSSKVLFGSFGQRMADLRFEIRLNATAVYFGLGYIIGVRYAAIIAAGSVLSVLVLVPLIYFAANGLTVPLTPPAVESLIADMDSAQIFGNYVRPIGIGCIAVAGIIGILKMGKIIVSSVSLAFKGLVGGGDGGDDIRTDRDMPPRNTFLIEIGAVVGMFLLFWFISGSAATALVGTVITFILAFLFTPVAARAIAIVGVNPVSGMTMLTLIIACLALVATGLGGDALGMSVALVVGCAVCTALSTSGAFITDLKVGYWLGASPYQQERWKFLGILVASLSVGAVIWVLATSYGFMIADGTGQMVANPDLPAPQGNLMATIVSSVMGGEQQAIVLFLLGGIIAVMLEMAKVPALAFGLGMYLPIEINMAVFFGAAVGHFISKSGRTEAEREARKEQGTLIASGLMAGAAIIGTIGAILLLPQLGESMLMVDVLHHSEQGANTFATWYEGLGGQLVSVLGLAALVACCYFLAKKGAEWQLEEESGEEA; this is encoded by the coding sequence ATGGAGCCGTCGTCAGAATCCACCAAGGTCTTGCCCCAGAACGCATTTCGTGAGCTCGAGCCCGGCGAATCGTACACGCCTGTTGTGCCAGCCGACGATACGCGGCCGGAGGTCACGGCGCGGTCGGTGATCATCGGCGTCATCATGGTGGTGATCTTCACCTTTGCCGCCGCCTACATCGGCCTCAAAACCGGCAACGTCATCGAAACCTCGATCCCGATCGCGATTCTCGCAGTGTTCCTGGGCACGCTCTTCGCCCGCCGCAACAGCCTGCTCGAAAACGTGATCATCCAGTCGATCGGGCAGGCCGCGGGTGTGGTCGTCGCCGGCGCGATCTTCACGATCCCCGCGCTCTATATCCTCGATCTCAAACCATCGTTCCTGCAGATCTTCTTCTCGTGCCTGTTCGGCGGATACCTGGGCGTGGTGCTGCTTATTCCGCTGCGACGGTACTTCGTCAAGGACCTGCACGGCCAGCTCCCCTTCCCCGAGGGCACCGCCATCGCGAACGTCCTCGCGACCGGAGAAAAATCCAAGGGCTCGGCCGGGAAAGTGTTGTTGATGGCCTTCGGCCTGGGCTTTGTCTATGACCTTATCGTGGAATTCCTCCATCTGTGGAACCATCATCTGAGCTCGAAGGTGCTCTTCGGTTCCTTTGGACAGCGCATGGCCGACCTGCGTTTCGAGATTCGCCTCAATGCCACCGCAGTCTACTTCGGCCTCGGCTACATCATCGGAGTTCGCTACGCCGCCATCATCGCCGCCGGTTCTGTTCTTTCCGTACTGGTGTTGGTTCCCCTGATCTATTTCGCGGCCAACGGGTTGACGGTTCCCCTGACGCCGCCGGCGGTGGAATCGTTGATCGCCGACATGGACTCCGCTCAGATATTCGGAAACTACGTGCGCCCAATCGGTATCGGCTGTATCGCCGTCGCCGGAATCATCGGAATCCTCAAGATGGGAAAGATCATCGTTTCCTCCGTGTCGCTCGCCTTCAAGGGACTGGTCGGTGGAGGTGACGGCGGCGACGACATTCGCACCGATCGCGACATGCCCCCGCGCAACACCTTCCTGATCGAGATCGGAGCGGTCGTCGGCATGTTCCTGCTCTTCTGGTTCATCAGCGGCAGCGCTGCGACCGCTCTCGTCGGAACAGTCATCACCTTCATTCTGGCGTTTCTGTTCACTCCGGTGGCTGCACGGGCGATCGCGATCGTCGGCGTCAATCCCGTTTCCGGTATGACGATGTTGACATTGATCATTGCCTGCCTGGCTCTGGTCGCCACCGGCCTCGGAGGGGACGCGCTCGGGATGTCGGTTGCCCTGGTCGTCGGTTGTGCGGTCTGCACTGCGCTCTCCACGTCGGGCGCATTCATCACCGATCTCAAGGTCGGTTACTGGCTCGGGGCCAGTCCGTACCAGCAGGAGCGCTGGAAGTTTCTCGGGATCCTCGTCGCCTCCCTCAGCGTCGGCGCGGTGATCTGGGTGCTCGCTACCTCTTACGGATTCATGATCGCCGACGGCACCGGCCAGATGGTGGCCAACCCGGACCTTCCGGCACCGCAGGGCAATCTGATGGCGACCATCGTCTCTTCGGTGATGGGTGGCGAGCAACAGGCGATCGTCCTCTTCCTGCTCGGCGGCATCATCGCGGTGATGTTGGAGATGGCTAAGGTGCCCGCGCTGGCCTTCGGACTCGGCATGTACCTGCCGATCGAAATCAACATGGCGGTGTTTTTCGGAGCCGCGGTCGGACACTTCATTTCCAAGAGCGGTCGGACTGAAGCGGAACGAGAAGCCCGAAAGGAACAGGGCACCCTCATCGCCTCGGGGCTGATGGCGGGGGCCGCCATCATTGGCACCATTGGCGCCATACTCCTGCTGCCGCAGCTTGGTGAGTCGATGCTCATGGTCGATGTTCTCCACCACTCCGAACAGGGTGCGAACACCTTCGCCACCTGGTACGAAGGGCTGGGTGGTCAGCTGGTCAGTGTTCTCGGACTCGCGGCGTTGGTCGCGTGTTGTTACTTCCTGGCGAAGAAGGGTGCCGAGTGGCAGCTCGAGGAAGAAAGCGGCGAGGAGGCGTAA
- a CDS encoding 3'(2'),5'-bisphosphate nucleotidase, which translates to MYEHEQQVASDIVAEVCSLARRVQDQIAAASDSVTKSDRSPVTLADLATQVVVSRRLMDAFPGDPLLAEESSDAFDNSPNMASRVHEQIKIHIPDITRESMVEALDRGDHAGESGRYWVLDPIDGTKGFLRGDQYAIALALVDAGRVVVGVLGCPNLPASSANAESATGYLFSARIGEGTIARSIDASEWHAIQTDDISNPAEAVLCESVEAAHAAHSVQGRIASSLGISAPSYRIDSQCKYAVVARGDASIYLRLPRDATYREKVWDHAAGSLVVEEAGGRVTDLQGHSLDFSKGRLLGNGQGIVCTNGAIHDQVLAACRAELGLN; encoded by the coding sequence ATGTACGAACACGAACAACAGGTGGCTTCCGATATCGTCGCCGAGGTCTGCAGTCTCGCTCGTCGGGTCCAGGATCAAATCGCCGCCGCCAGCGATTCCGTTACCAAGAGTGATCGCTCGCCGGTCACGCTGGCGGATCTCGCAACCCAGGTCGTCGTCAGCCGTCGGCTGATGGACGCATTCCCCGGAGATCCCTTGCTGGCCGAGGAAAGCTCCGATGCCTTCGACAACTCCCCCAACATGGCCTCGAGGGTGCACGAACAAATTAAAATCCACATCCCTGATATCACGCGCGAATCGATGGTCGAGGCACTCGACCGCGGCGATCACGCCGGAGAGAGTGGACGGTACTGGGTCCTGGACCCGATCGACGGCACCAAAGGCTTCCTCCGCGGTGATCAGTATGCGATCGCCCTGGCCCTGGTGGATGCCGGTCGCGTCGTGGTCGGCGTCCTCGGGTGTCCCAATCTGCCGGCTTCCTCAGCCAACGCCGAATCCGCCACGGGGTACCTTTTCAGTGCGAGGATCGGAGAAGGAACGATCGCTCGGTCGATCGACGCCAGCGAGTGGCATGCAATTCAGACTGACGACATCTCGAACCCAGCCGAGGCAGTTCTCTGCGAGTCGGTGGAGGCCGCTCACGCGGCCCATTCGGTTCAAGGCAGGATCGCCAGCAGTCTCGGGATCTCGGCCCCTTCCTATCGCATTGACAGCCAGTGCAAGTACGCGGTGGTCGCCCGTGGCGACGCGTCGATCTACCTTCGTCTGCCTCGCGATGCCACCTACCGGGAGAAGGTCTGGGACCACGCGGCCGGTTCGCTGGTTGTCGAGGAAGCCGGGGGACGCGTGACCGATCTTCAGGGGCACTCTCTGGATTTCTCCAAGGGTCGGCTGCTCGGCAACGGGCAGGGCATCGTCTGCACGAACGGAGCAATTCACGATCAGGTCCTGGCCGCCTGTCGTGCTGAGCTCGGCCTGAATTGA
- a CDS encoding DUF4097 domain-containing protein, translated as MSQRLTSRCLPTALVCLMGTLLFQAPVGAAQRDHSASERFPSAAAKHVEVDVGSLDVRLRTADLTQIEADVRLHIGGTGEEKAERWIENHTPSFTDSEDHLHITVEPAKTGFLGFGSLSASARLFLLTPGDIVPDITTTSGSILVHGDFPNARPLHLRSSTGDVDLTGAARSLDFRSSAGDARIEVIRPLESITARTASGDVSLTGGAQRARVDTASGRIWLENLSGDVEVSTSTAKITLSWDRLEPDAMVRVRSSSGRVQLIVPDGVRPRGSLTTTTGSVRSEFPGEVTEGGTTLRLAGDGPVFDVETASGEIQLTVGEAWD; from the coding sequence ATGTCCCAGCGACTGACGTCACGCTGCCTTCCTACAGCTCTCGTTTGCCTCATGGGCACCCTGCTTTTTCAGGCTCCGGTGGGTGCGGCGCAACGGGACCACAGCGCGAGCGAACGATTCCCGTCGGCTGCGGCGAAGCACGTCGAGGTCGACGTGGGGAGCCTGGATGTGCGGCTACGAACAGCAGACCTCACTCAGATCGAAGCGGACGTAAGGCTCCATATAGGCGGCACCGGAGAAGAAAAGGCCGAACGGTGGATCGAGAATCACACCCCCTCGTTCACCGATTCGGAAGACCATCTGCACATCACGGTCGAGCCTGCAAAGACCGGCTTCCTCGGTTTCGGGAGTCTCTCGGCCAGCGCACGCCTTTTCCTCCTCACGCCTGGCGACATCGTCCCCGACATCACCACGACCAGCGGGAGCATTCTGGTTCACGGCGATTTTCCAAATGCGCGTCCCCTTCATCTGCGATCATCGACCGGTGACGTGGACTTGACTGGAGCGGCACGATCGCTGGATTTCAGATCATCGGCGGGAGACGCCAGAATCGAGGTCATCCGCCCTCTAGAATCGATCACGGCTCGAACCGCCTCAGGTGACGTCAGCCTGACCGGCGGAGCACAGAGAGCGCGTGTGGACACGGCCTCAGGCCGGATCTGGCTCGAAAACCTTTCGGGTGATGTCGAGGTCAGTACTTCGACCGCGAAGATTACACTCAGCTGGGACCGCCTCGAACCCGATGCAATGGTGCGAGTCCGGTCTTCATCCGGCCGCGTCCAGCTCATCGTTCCGGATGGAGTCCGCCCACGGGGATCGCTGACCACCACCACCGGGTCGGTCCGTAGCGAGTTCCCGGGAGAGGTCACCGAAGGCGGCACGACGCTTCGTCTTGCCGGCGACGGCCCCGTCTTCGACGTCGAAACCGCCTCGGGAGAGATTCAACTGACCGTTGGCGAGGCCTGGGACTGA
- a CDS encoding DNA-processing protein DprA: MKTIGQSDVTPFHVLAVLGPSDASPEENAIAERVGAAAARAQWVVLTGGGRGVMEAASRGAAEAGGITVGVLPTAGPGAGYPNRWVRLPIYTGSGSARNAFNVLSADLCVAIGGGPGTLSEIALALKSGTPVWCLNSWVLKPPPGTHRPLPTVFDNEGELIEALEARLEVGG; the protein is encoded by the coding sequence ATGAAGACAATCGGCCAATCCGATGTAACGCCATTCCATGTCCTCGCTGTTCTTGGTCCTTCGGATGCGTCGCCGGAGGAAAACGCGATTGCCGAACGTGTGGGAGCGGCCGCCGCCCGCGCACAATGGGTGGTGCTGACCGGTGGTGGTCGCGGAGTCATGGAGGCCGCAAGCCGGGGAGCTGCCGAGGCCGGGGGAATCACGGTGGGCGTACTGCCGACCGCAGGACCCGGCGCTGGCTACCCCAATCGATGGGTTCGCCTGCCGATCTATACCGGTTCGGGTAGCGCACGAAATGCCTTCAACGTCTTGTCGGCAGATCTGTGCGTCGCCATTGGCGGCGGCCCGGGCACCCTGTCTGAAATTGCTCTCGCGCTGAAGAGCGGCACCCCGGTCTGGTGCCTTAATAGCTGGGTGTTGAAACCCCCTCCCGGCACGCATCGTCCGCTTCCGACAGTCTTCGACAATGAAGGTGAACTGATCGAGGCCCTCGAGGCACGGCTCGAGGTGGGGGGCTGA
- a CDS encoding sulfatase produces the protein MRRVVPFLLLASIAPACHEKTAADPTVEPPENVLIVMVDTLRADHMSTYGFGRRTTPFIDGFSEGAVVFERARSQASCTFPSVNSLLTSRYPGIFTVQEKGRFGIPEGIPSISEILDAHGYNTVAISASHIVRATPNEYNQFGGFDRGFDTFVEGCRWLHGACLLGKIKRQLDALEEPYFLYLHFMEPHSPYRPPKRYTRRFAGDYEGYDFIRRGDPNPIGKMLYAGGPDLEIGDLEINHLMDLYDDEIRYFDGVFHRLLESLEARDLLERTLIVLVSDHGEEFLEHGHIKHCRGVWDTVTHVPLILRVPGLENGRRIDAAVGNIDIVPTLLDYLGIDTQEYGFEGSSLRPLIEGRETTHRFAFADVGRYRSVDDGRFHLIFDIANDRLTLFDVMADPFEQRDLFNPSHSATESLSLELNNWLANTGQRFRIDEHAAGARNKEEELRALGYLE, from the coding sequence ATGCGACGGGTCGTTCCATTCCTCCTGCTGGCCAGCATCGCCCCCGCATGTCACGAGAAAACGGCCGCGGATCCCACCGTCGAACCACCCGAGAATGTGTTGATCGTCATGGTTGACACCCTGCGCGCGGATCATATGAGCACCTACGGATTCGGCAGAAGGACGACACCGTTCATCGACGGATTCTCGGAAGGTGCGGTGGTGTTCGAGCGTGCGCGATCCCAGGCCAGCTGCACCTTCCCGTCGGTGAATTCACTCTTGACCTCGCGCTATCCGGGGATCTTCACGGTTCAGGAAAAAGGCCGGTTCGGCATCCCCGAGGGAATCCCCTCCATCTCCGAGATCCTCGATGCGCACGGGTACAACACGGTAGCGATATCTGCAAGCCACATCGTCCGTGCGACTCCGAACGAATACAACCAATTCGGCGGGTTCGACCGAGGATTCGACACCTTCGTCGAGGGATGTCGATGGCTTCACGGCGCTTGTCTCTTGGGCAAGATCAAACGCCAGCTCGACGCTCTGGAAGAGCCCTATTTCCTTTACCTTCACTTCATGGAACCGCACTCACCCTACCGTCCTCCGAAACGATACACCCGAAGATTCGCGGGCGATTACGAGGGGTACGATTTCATCCGGAGAGGTGATCCCAACCCAATCGGCAAAATGCTCTACGCCGGTGGACCCGATCTCGAAATCGGCGATCTCGAGATCAATCATCTGATGGACCTTTACGATGACGAGATCCGCTACTTCGACGGCGTGTTCCATCGTCTGCTGGAAAGTCTCGAAGCGCGCGACCTGCTCGAACGAACTCTCATCGTGTTGGTGTCAGACCACGGCGAGGAATTTCTCGAACACGGTCATATCAAGCACTGCCGGGGCGTATGGGACACCGTGACCCATGTGCCACTGATCCTCCGCGTACCGGGCCTCGAAAACGGCCGGCGCATTGACGCAGCAGTCGGCAACATCGACATCGTACCGACCCTGCTCGATTACCTCGGCATCGACACGCAAGAATACGGCTTCGAGGGATCCAGCCTCCGCCCATTGATCGAGGGCCGGGAGACCACGCACCGATTCGCCTTTGCGGATGTCGGTCGGTATCGAAGCGTCGATGACGGTCGATTCCATCTGATATTCGATATCGCGAATGATCGTCTGACCCTGTTTGATGTCATGGCGGACCCCTTCGAGCAGCGCGACCTCTTCAATCCCTCCCACTCAGCAACAGAATCTCTGTCTCTCGAGCTCAACAACTGGCTCGCGAATACGGGCCAGCGTTTTCGCATCGACGAACACGCTGCCGGTGCACGAAACAAGGAGGAGGAGCTTCGCGCCCTCGGTTATCTCGAGTGA
- a CDS encoding protein-L-isoaspartate(D-aspartate) O-methyltransferase, which yields MTRRKVEIRMGRCGHVSRLFLATAVSLVMVSVGACNSRARQVDKPEEPDWTMQRENMVSQQIEARGVKDPLVLESMRAVPRHLFVPENYRDAAYQDSPLPIGDSQTISQPYIVALMSELLETGEGDKVLEIGTGSGYQAAVLAQMGVAVRSIEIRARLCERAAQTLTELGFDSVEVRCGDGYGGWPDEAPFDGIIVTAAPERVPDPLLEQLAVGAKMVIPVGDFYQELRVITRTPDGFDERSVIPVRFVPMTGEVERQGS from the coding sequence ATGACCCGACGAAAGGTGGAGATCCGGATGGGACGTTGCGGTCACGTGAGTCGTTTGTTCCTGGCGACCGCTGTCTCGCTGGTGATGGTGTCGGTGGGAGCGTGTAATTCCCGCGCCAGGCAGGTCGACAAGCCTGAGGAACCGGATTGGACCATGCAGCGCGAAAACATGGTGAGCCAGCAAATCGAGGCTCGCGGTGTCAAGGATCCGCTGGTGCTCGAGAGCATGCGGGCGGTACCGCGCCATCTCTTCGTGCCGGAAAACTACCGCGACGCCGCGTATCAGGATTCTCCGTTGCCAATCGGAGACTCGCAGACGATTTCTCAACCCTACATCGTCGCTCTGATGTCCGAACTGCTCGAGACCGGCGAGGGAGACAAGGTGTTGGAGATCGGCACCGGCTCCGGTTACCAGGCGGCTGTTCTCGCACAGATGGGCGTCGCGGTTCGTTCCATCGAAATTCGAGCGCGTCTGTGTGAACGTGCTGCGCAGACACTGACCGAGCTCGGTTTCGATTCAGTTGAAGTCCGTTGCGGAGACGGATACGGAGGTTGGCCCGATGAGGCTCCCTTCGACGGCATCATCGTGACCGCAGCGCCGGAAAGGGTGCCGGATCCGCTGCTTGAGCAGCTCGCAGTGGGTGCGAAAATGGTGATACCGGTTGGCGATTTCTACCAGGAACTGAGGGTCATCACCAGAACTCCCGATGGCTTCGACGAACGGTCTGTGATCCCGGTTCGATTCGTTCCCATGACCGGCGAGGTCGAACGTCAAGGCTCTTGA
- a CDS encoding sulfatase, whose product MRRCHLRRCTRTFTLCCALIAALGCGDHEPGPTEQRVLDLIGERRLASSAGVLSADEVVAADETWVAVALSPGQRVHTRLTLGHDASLTLGGFLQCGENREGGTEGILRVGLHEGRGGKSHFEVDLGAAGGWWTRKVALDAGGGQEASLWLEPEIDEGCSLFLREATVIHQVPVAEGAAAPTQILLISVDTLRGDAVGSLGGAVQTPSLDRFVSEAEAWSRHYAAASWTKPSHASMLTGFYPETHRAINLEQAMDPGIPTLAGRLRSTGLTTAALVFDCTWLSPRWGFDKGFDSYRVTRWRAGRQARMAGEWVLDHRDENFFFFLHTFEPHSDFAILPYEAPGLNRMSIAQRFSVRGFGCRDGLCASQFVNGLHHGDVALEEQDAEILRYTYDEGVRYLDGALGQLFDTLRASGVWEQMLVVVTSDHGEAFGERGEFGHNTVHEEVVRVPLIIKWPYGAGRGEIHTDLRSAIDVAPTLLEYAGLSADGLPGQDLRAPRQEEAVFTGTLVKAVIIGDLKGIFDRKSPPRIYDLATDPGEENQLGGGDAVRELRGLLRRHHQASSDLYRRFGSQGEANQVDLSEAERERLRAFGYVE is encoded by the coding sequence ATGAGGCGGTGTCATCTTCGACGTTGCACGAGAACCTTTACATTGTGCTGTGCTTTGATCGCCGCCCTCGGGTGTGGGGACCATGAACCCGGCCCGACGGAACAACGAGTTCTCGATTTGATCGGCGAGCGGCGCCTGGCGTCGTCAGCTGGAGTGCTGAGCGCCGACGAGGTCGTCGCCGCTGATGAGACATGGGTCGCGGTCGCTCTGAGTCCCGGTCAGAGGGTGCACACGAGATTGACTCTGGGCCACGACGCGAGCCTGACCCTCGGTGGATTCCTTCAGTGCGGGGAGAATCGAGAGGGCGGCACGGAGGGGATTCTTCGCGTCGGCTTGCACGAGGGCCGCGGTGGCAAGAGTCATTTCGAGGTCGACCTCGGTGCGGCAGGAGGCTGGTGGACCCGCAAGGTGGCCCTCGATGCGGGTGGCGGCCAGGAGGCGAGCCTGTGGCTCGAACCGGAGATCGACGAGGGTTGCTCCCTTTTTCTGCGCGAGGCCACGGTCATACATCAGGTGCCCGTGGCGGAAGGTGCGGCCGCGCCGACACAGATTCTGTTGATCTCGGTTGACACCCTGCGGGGGGACGCCGTCGGGTCTCTGGGAGGGGCCGTGCAGACGCCCTCTCTCGATCGGTTCGTCTCCGAGGCCGAGGCCTGGTCGAGACACTACGCCGCTGCCAGCTGGACCAAACCGTCCCATGCCTCGATGTTGACCGGCTTCTACCCGGAAACCCACCGCGCCATCAACCTCGAACAGGCGATGGATCCCGGCATTCCGACGCTCGCCGGGCGGCTTAGAAGTACAGGGCTCACCACCGCTGCGCTGGTCTTCGACTGCACCTGGCTGAGCCCGCGGTGGGGCTTCGACAAGGGATTCGACAGCTATCGGGTGACCCGCTGGCGGGCGGGCCGCCAGGCGCGGATGGCGGGCGAATGGGTCCTCGATCATCGCGACGAGAATTTCTTCTTCTTTCTCCACACCTTCGAGCCGCATTCGGACTTTGCCATCCTTCCCTACGAAGCGCCGGGTCTGAACAGAATGAGCATCGCCCAACGGTTCAGTGTCCGCGGATTCGGGTGCCGCGATGGGCTCTGCGCCTCGCAGTTCGTCAATGGCCTCCACCACGGTGATGTGGCGCTCGAGGAACAGGACGCCGAGATCCTGCGCTACACCTATGACGAAGGTGTCCGCTATCTCGACGGCGCTTTGGGACAGCTCTTTGACACATTGCGGGCGAGCGGAGTGTGGGAGCAGATGCTGGTCGTGGTGACCTCGGACCACGGTGAGGCATTCGGCGAGCGAGGGGAGTTCGGCCACAACACGGTGCACGAGGAAGTGGTACGCGTCCCCCTGATCATCAAATGGCCGTACGGCGCGGGACGAGGCGAGATTCACACCGACCTGCGCTCCGCGATCGACGTCGCACCGACGCTGCTCGAATATGCAGGGTTGTCTGCCGACGGGCTTCCCGGCCAGGACCTCCGTGCACCACGGCAGGAGGAGGCGGTCTTCACGGGGACGCTGGTCAAAGCCGTCATCATCGGTGATCTCAAGGGAATCTTCGATCGCAAATCGCCTCCGCGGATTTACGACCTGGCGACTGACCCGGGCGAGGAGAACCAACTCGGTGGGGGAGATGCTGTGCGCGAGCTCCGCGGTTTGTTGCGCAGGCATCATCAGGCCTCGAGCGACCTGTACCGGCGTTTCGGCTCGCAGGGGGAAGCCAACCAGGTTGACCTCAGTGAGGCAGAGCGGGAGCGCCTGCGCGCATTCGGTTACGTCGAGTGA
- a CDS encoding N(4)-(beta-N-acetylglucosaminyl)-L-asparaginase translates to MRKDNCTSSSEPTENDFTRREAIAVGTAAAAAISAATAFPARASESGIEPVAVASKNGVEAVRLAVERMQAGVSPVEAAVKGVSVVEADPEDTSVGYGGLPNSEGVVQLDACCMDGPTMRAGAVAALEGYMHPAQVAFEIMRRTTRVLLVGQGAAGFAKSLGFPEENLLTERARKIWLYWKGQMSGVDDWITPPALTEDPDVRRFIEKNGEIRPTGTINLCAVNRNGDLGGTTTTSGLAFKIPGRVGDSPLIGAGLFVDNEIGAAGSTGRGESVIQISGAHTVVELMRAGQSPSDACLGALDRLVRATRVPYLLDGEGRPNFDVKFYAVNRAGEAAGAAIWAGAEYALCRGGEKARLMPCDSLYPTKAPWRRDAK, encoded by the coding sequence ATGAGAAAAGACAATTGCACGAGCAGTTCCGAACCCACCGAGAACGATTTCACCCGGCGCGAGGCGATCGCGGTCGGCACGGCTGCAGCAGCGGCGATTTCGGCCGCAACGGCATTCCCGGCACGAGCGAGCGAATCTGGGATTGAGCCGGTCGCGGTGGCCTCAAAGAACGGTGTCGAGGCTGTGCGTCTCGCGGTCGAGCGCATGCAGGCCGGAGTCTCACCGGTTGAAGCCGCCGTGAAAGGCGTGTCTGTCGTCGAGGCCGACCCCGAGGACACCAGCGTCGGTTACGGCGGATTGCCAAACTCCGAGGGTGTCGTCCAACTCGATGCCTGCTGTATGGACGGACCGACGATGAGAGCCGGCGCAGTGGCGGCCCTCGAGGGATACATGCATCCCGCCCAGGTTGCCTTCGAAATCATGCGCCGCACAACCCGGGTGCTTCTGGTCGGTCAAGGCGCCGCTGGTTTCGCCAAAAGCCTCGGATTCCCGGAGGAAAACCTCCTTACCGAGCGTGCCCGCAAGATATGGCTCTACTGGAAGGGCCAGATGTCCGGTGTCGACGACTGGATCACACCGCCCGCGTTGACCGAAGATCCAGACGTCAGGCGATTCATCGAAAAGAACGGAGAGATTCGCCCGACTGGAACCATCAACCTCTGCGCCGTGAATCGAAACGGCGATCTCGGCGGCACCACGACGACATCCGGTCTGGCGTTCAAAATCCCGGGAAGGGTCGGCGACTCGCCACTGATCGGTGCCGGGCTCTTTGTCGACAATGAGATCGGAGCGGCCGGCTCCACCGGCCGAGGAGAGTCGGTGATCCAGATCTCGGGAGCTCATACGGTCGTCGAACTGATGCGAGCGGGGCAATCGCCCAGTGACGCCTGTCTTGGCGCCCTCGATCGACTGGTGCGGGCAACCCGGGTCCCGTACCTGCTCGACGGCGAGGGTCGGCCGAATTTCGACGTCAAATTCTACGCCGTCAACCGGGCGGGAGAGGCGGCCGGCGCCGCCATCTGGGCGGGCGCCGAATACGCACTTTGCCGCGGAGGTGAGAAAGCACGTCTGATGCCGTGCGACTCGCTCTACCCGACGAAAGCCCCTTGGAGACGAGACGCCAAGTAA